One genomic window of Psychrobacillus sp. INOP01 includes the following:
- a CDS encoding methyl-accepting chemotaxis protein — protein MRIKTRIILVTTVLIISIMGVGGFSTWVLSDVVSKNNELDKLTEMQTISKHIQFRLAGLSNDERALLLTGDLTYAKQMEEKSEDVLAKISRLIELASTTSDKNVIEGIQNDYKEFWSASQQVIKNSTINKTTAEEIHFGEERRIRKEVLDPSFDSFIEQLDEKTTQASANLQEQSKVSQIILITISIIAILVGIILSIILLKAIIRPLRQLKEQMTEIANGDGDLTKTIHIKNKDELSEVSGAFNQFISSLREIISQISYSAEQAAASSEEFSASAEQSKLTSHQIAESVQDVSIAMNDQSTILLEGTKAVEQSLEILKNMSAYTIEVSEETTEVNSQAEDGERSVTEIVANMGTIQKSVDEADKNINSLANDALKIGDITSMINEIAEQTNLLALNAAIEAARAGEHGKGFAVVAEEVRKLAEQSSKSANEIKGLITLIQSTSKETVNTIETVKSSVNNGIQLTSGTAIQFKEIMLSISHVSDKVQEIANQTEQLTGDFTSVAEKNIHISELFNINSESTHEIAAATEEQLASMEEIQIAASSLTSVSDSLNELVHRFKI, from the coding sequence ATGAGAATAAAAACAAGAATAATCTTGGTCACAACAGTCTTAATCATATCCATAATGGGGGTAGGGGGATTTTCTACATGGGTATTAAGTGATGTTGTTTCTAAAAATAACGAATTAGATAAATTAACAGAGATGCAAACAATTTCAAAGCATATACAGTTTCGTCTCGCAGGGCTATCCAATGATGAACGAGCACTTCTTTTAACAGGGGATTTAACCTATGCAAAACAAATGGAAGAAAAGTCAGAGGATGTTTTAGCCAAAATAAGTCGTTTAATCGAACTTGCTAGTACAACTAGTGATAAAAATGTAATAGAGGGTATCCAAAATGACTATAAAGAATTTTGGTCAGCAAGCCAGCAAGTAATAAAAAATAGCACGATAAACAAAACGACAGCAGAAGAAATCCATTTTGGAGAAGAACGAAGAATACGAAAAGAAGTTTTGGATCCGTCTTTCGATAGTTTTATAGAACAATTGGATGAAAAGACAACCCAAGCTAGTGCAAATTTACAAGAACAATCTAAGGTTAGTCAGATCATCTTAATAACAATCTCTATAATAGCAATATTGGTGGGAATCATACTAAGTATAATTCTTTTGAAGGCTATTATTAGACCATTGCGTCAACTAAAAGAACAAATGACTGAAATTGCTAATGGGGATGGAGATCTAACAAAAACAATTCACATAAAAAATAAAGACGAATTAAGTGAAGTTAGTGGAGCTTTCAATCAGTTTATTTCTTCCCTGAGAGAGATAATATCTCAAATTAGCTATTCAGCGGAACAAGCAGCTGCTTCTTCAGAAGAATTTTCTGCTAGTGCTGAGCAATCTAAACTTACCTCTCACCAAATTGCAGAGAGTGTACAAGATGTATCAATTGCTATGAATGATCAATCTACCATATTACTAGAAGGTACAAAAGCAGTTGAGCAATCCTTAGAGATTCTAAAGAATATGTCTGCATATACGATTGAGGTATCAGAAGAAACAACTGAGGTTAATAGTCAAGCGGAAGACGGTGAGAGGTCTGTAACAGAAATAGTTGCTAATATGGGGACTATACAGAAATCAGTGGATGAAGCTGATAAGAATATTAATTCATTAGCAAATGATGCCTTGAAGATTGGTGACATAACCTCGATGATTAATGAAATTGCAGAGCAAACTAATCTACTAGCTCTAAATGCAGCAATAGAAGCTGCACGAGCGGGAGAACATGGAAAAGGATTTGCTGTTGTTGCAGAGGAAGTCCGTAAGTTAGCGGAACAATCTAGTAAATCGGCAAATGAGATTAAAGGACTCATTACACTTATACAAAGTACATCTAAAGAAACAGTAAACACGATTGAAACGGTGAAATCAAGCGTGAATAATGGAATCCAATTAACTTCTGGCACCGCTATTCAATTTAAAGAAATTATGCTATCGATTTCACATGTTTCAGATAAGGTACAGGAAATAGCTAATCAAACAGAGCAACTAACTGGGGATTTCACGTCAGTTGCAGAAAAAAACATACATATTTCTGAGTTATTCAATATAAATAGCGAAAGCACCCATGAAATAGCAGCTGCTACTGAAGAACAATTAGCATCCATGGAAGAAATCCAAATTGCTGCATCTTCTCTGACATCAGTTTCAGATTCCTTGAATGAATTGGTACATCGTTTTAAAATATAA
- a CDS encoding DUF1028 domain-containing protein, whose amino-acid sequence MTFSIVGFDPQTKELGVAVASKFLCVGAVVPFAKAGVGAIATQSWANLDYGIDGLDMLQRGLSPEEVLKELVANDEKSGARQAGIVDASGRSAIFTGEDCFDWAGGLAEANFAIQGNLLVSEDTVNDMKAVFLQKEASLAERLLAALQAGDIAGGDKRGKQSAALLVVKENGSYGGYTDRYIDLRVDDHTDPVKELARLLKLHQLYFIGTTPKDIVAIEGELAEEIQNMLYENGFLDRNLTEMDDLQDAIQSYHLIQNFDERVQERGFIDKKVVEFMRINK is encoded by the coding sequence ATGACATTTTCTATCGTTGGTTTCGATCCACAAACAAAGGAATTAGGTGTGGCCGTTGCTTCCAAGTTTTTGTGTGTTGGAGCAGTTGTTCCATTTGCCAAGGCAGGCGTAGGGGCAATAGCAACTCAGTCCTGGGCAAATTTAGATTATGGTATAGATGGCTTGGACATGCTACAAAGAGGCTTGTCACCGGAAGAGGTTCTTAAAGAGTTAGTTGCAAATGATGAAAAATCTGGTGCCCGACAAGCTGGTATTGTAGATGCAAGTGGTCGTAGTGCTATATTTACTGGGGAAGACTGTTTCGATTGGGCGGGAGGATTGGCAGAAGCGAATTTTGCTATTCAGGGAAACTTATTGGTCAGTGAAGATACTGTTAACGACATGAAGGCGGTTTTTCTACAAAAGGAGGCTTCTCTTGCTGAACGATTATTGGCAGCATTACAAGCTGGTGATATTGCAGGGGGAGACAAACGGGGAAAACAATCTGCTGCTTTATTAGTAGTAAAAGAAAATGGTAGCTATGGTGGGTATACAGATCGTTATATCGATCTTCGAGTGGATGACCATACTGACCCAGTTAAAGAATTAGCGAGACTTTTGAAACTTCATCAGCTCTATTTTATAGGGACAACTCCAAAGGATATTGTGGCTATTGAAGGTGAGCTAGCGGAAGAGATACAAAATATGTTATATGAAAATGGTTTTTTAGATCGAAATCTTACAGAAATGGATGACTTACAAGATGCTATCCAGTCTTATCATCTCATTCAAAATTTTGATGAACGTGTTCAAGAAAGGGGTTTTATCGATAAAAAAGTTGTAGAGTTTATGCGTATTAATAAGTAG
- a CDS encoding DUF6359 domain-containing protein codes for MTKKSLWNHAYNKVIISFILVVSMFVPFIIAPSVLAAEPISVSEAITNNTGTATVQGYIVGTANSGSSYDQEAPFTVATNIGLADSPNETNPSNILPVQLPTGAIRTALNLKDNPQNFKVEVTVTGSLEAYFSVPGLKSPTAYTIVSDGETPPEAEVLENIAAARATTNPDKLVKITGTVTTGMGFWGGKAFYLQDTTAGIYAFTSSADVNPGDVVELEGKVSPYSGEIQIQPTKITKISTGNEMPFEQIITPAGVNDETQGERVTVNNVAITNLTKTNDYGTFEFTATHENGESVVIRNDNRNGLDYDTFVQRYKEGDFVHISGIASIFNTTYQLKTLGLESFELVNKPAVYTDIFPGTVSEGTEISLISPIEGATIYYTLDGSTPSTDSTLYNAPITLSTDTTIKAIAVSDTISDVFTFTYNILKTNNLSIRDIQGQTHFSDYEGATVQDITGVVTHLYNSANFVIQDVNADDDNTTSEAIIVNKASNGLAIGDLVTVAGTVEEWYYEGYSDMKANDLPITRIRATSATKSGIAELPVPLVIGEDIFPPTEIIDNDGLTTFDPLDDGIDFWESVELMRLAVPNAKVIGPQEYGEIPVIAGNSTNTKFNVLGGVNISANDYNPERILVLTGNEKYDAKSGDYYTGEIVGVMGFGFGNFKLWTEESTLPPITRIEKPTVVTDIEPTEDKLTVASYNVENFSTNTENTPDEKVEKIAKSFVENMKSPDIITLIEVQDNDGPTASGNTDASASYERLIAAIETAGGPTYAWTDIAPEYNQDGGQPGGNIRVGYLYNPDRVTLTEGTKGSSTDKVTWDEAGNLTLNPGRILDLPQENTRKPLAAQFEFQGEKVVVIGAHLNSKGGDQPLFGKNQPPFLGSEAERIELATMINNFIQAGLEKDPDLSVIVAGDMNDFEFTPTLAALKGGILTNMVEKVPVGERFSYYYQGNNQVLDHVLVTNNIANKTTVDMIHINANYMDIHGRASDHDPVLIQVELNEPETKTLTANKTAIELVKGKKANIKLTETTKKQDGSTTTEDVTKKATYSGFNTKIISVNKGVITAKSNGTTIITATYGDKSVTIKVTVHSTIDGEAIITEDEVDTSKKVITVDGSVMHNDGDVNIRFTEAATSKINTANKDVVIKLINGTFSITAKNFDVLAASGQFTLYLDYHIPPGLLKEKNKHKIKDDLKLKDMAFLDSSNKKITKGFSDYFIITTEGKKGTKVAAYYDQKSKKWKFKKIK; via the coding sequence ATGACAAAAAAGAGTCTTTGGAATCATGCTTATAATAAGGTTATTATTTCCTTTATATTAGTAGTTTCCATGTTTGTACCATTTATAATTGCACCTAGTGTTCTAGCCGCTGAGCCAATTAGTGTCTCAGAAGCAATTACAAATAACACAGGTACCGCAACTGTTCAAGGTTACATCGTTGGAACTGCTAACTCTGGATCTTCCTACGATCAGGAAGCCCCTTTTACAGTAGCTACAAATATTGGTTTAGCAGATTCACCAAATGAGACAAATCCATCCAATATTTTACCGGTTCAATTACCAACTGGTGCTATTCGAACGGCACTCAATCTAAAAGATAATCCACAAAATTTTAAAGTAGAAGTAACCGTGACAGGTTCATTGGAAGCATACTTCTCTGTTCCTGGTCTAAAAAGTCCTACTGCTTATACAATAGTTTCGGATGGTGAAACACCTCCCGAAGCAGAAGTATTGGAAAACATTGCGGCTGCACGAGCAACTACTAACCCAGACAAACTAGTTAAAATTACGGGGACTGTAACAACCGGAATGGGCTTTTGGGGCGGAAAGGCATTCTATCTTCAAGATACTACCGCTGGAATCTATGCATTCACTTCTTCAGCAGATGTTAATCCTGGTGATGTCGTTGAACTTGAGGGTAAAGTTAGTCCATACAGCGGCGAAATACAAATTCAACCTACCAAAATAACGAAAATCTCCACTGGCAATGAAATGCCTTTTGAGCAAATTATTACACCAGCTGGAGTAAATGATGAAACTCAAGGTGAACGAGTAACTGTAAATAATGTAGCAATTACTAATTTAACTAAAACAAACGACTATGGAACATTCGAATTTACTGCAACACATGAAAACGGAGAGTCCGTTGTTATTCGTAACGATAATCGAAATGGTTTAGATTATGATACATTCGTACAGCGATATAAAGAAGGCGATTTTGTCCATATATCTGGTATTGCTTCAATTTTCAACACGACTTACCAATTAAAAACACTTGGTTTAGAAAGCTTTGAATTAGTTAACAAGCCTGCAGTCTACACGGATATCTTTCCAGGTACAGTTTCGGAAGGAACTGAAATTTCCCTAATCTCCCCTATAGAGGGTGCGACAATCTATTACACATTGGATGGCTCAACACCTTCTACAGATAGCACGTTATATAATGCACCAATTACTTTATCAACAGATACTACGATTAAAGCAATCGCTGTTAGTGATACTATATCGGACGTATTTACTTTTACGTACAATATTTTAAAAACAAATAACCTATCTATTCGTGATATTCAGGGACAAACTCACTTCTCAGACTATGAGGGTGCAACAGTTCAGGATATTACCGGTGTTGTAACTCATCTGTACAATTCAGCAAACTTTGTAATTCAAGATGTAAATGCTGATGATGACAATACAACATCTGAAGCAATAATCGTCAACAAAGCGTCTAATGGTTTAGCAATTGGAGATTTGGTTACAGTAGCGGGAACCGTGGAGGAATGGTACTACGAGGGCTACTCAGATATGAAAGCAAATGATCTTCCTATTACTAGAATTCGTGCAACATCCGCTACTAAATCTGGAATAGCAGAATTGCCTGTACCTTTAGTAATTGGAGAAGATATTTTCCCTCCAACTGAAATAATCGATAATGATGGATTAACAACATTCGACCCATTAGACGATGGAATAGACTTTTGGGAATCCGTAGAACTAATGCGTTTGGCTGTACCAAATGCAAAAGTTATTGGACCACAAGAGTATGGAGAAATACCTGTAATAGCAGGGAACTCTACTAATACAAAGTTCAATGTACTAGGCGGAGTTAATATTTCTGCTAATGACTATAATCCAGAAAGAATATTAGTATTAACAGGAAATGAAAAATATGATGCCAAATCAGGCGATTATTATACAGGTGAGATTGTCGGAGTGATGGGCTTCGGCTTTGGTAATTTCAAGCTATGGACAGAGGAGTCTACTCTTCCACCAATCACTCGTATTGAAAAACCAACTGTAGTGACGGATATCGAACCTACAGAGGATAAATTAACTGTAGCATCATACAATGTTGAAAATTTCTCAACAAATACTGAAAACACGCCGGATGAAAAAGTAGAAAAAATAGCTAAATCTTTTGTGGAGAATATGAAATCGCCTGATATTATCACTCTTATAGAAGTACAAGATAATGATGGTCCTACTGCTTCTGGAAATACAGATGCCTCGGCAAGCTATGAAAGGCTGATCGCTGCAATTGAGACTGCTGGTGGACCAACATACGCTTGGACTGACATCGCACCTGAATATAATCAGGATGGGGGGCAGCCGGGCGGGAACATTCGCGTCGGGTACCTCTATAACCCAGATCGTGTAACACTTACAGAAGGAACAAAAGGCAGCTCCACTGATAAAGTTACTTGGGATGAAGCTGGAAATCTCACCTTGAATCCTGGAAGAATTCTTGACTTACCACAAGAGAACACACGTAAGCCATTAGCTGCACAATTTGAGTTCCAAGGAGAAAAAGTAGTCGTAATCGGTGCTCATTTAAATTCCAAAGGTGGGGATCAGCCTTTATTCGGTAAAAACCAACCTCCATTCCTTGGCTCAGAAGCAGAAAGAATTGAACTAGCTACGATGATTAACAATTTCATCCAAGCAGGTCTAGAAAAGGATCCAGATTTAAGTGTAATAGTTGCTGGAGATATGAATGATTTCGAATTCACTCCGACTCTTGCTGCACTTAAAGGTGGAATTTTAACGAATATGGTAGAAAAAGTACCAGTTGGCGAGCGTTTCTCTTATTACTATCAAGGGAATAACCAGGTACTTGACCATGTTCTAGTTACAAATAATATAGCTAATAAAACTACTGTGGATATGATTCATATTAACGCTAACTATATGGATATTCACGGTCGTGCTTCCGACCATGACCCTGTTCTTATTCAAGTGGAATTGAACGAACCCGAAACTAAAACCCTTACAGCAAATAAAACAGCAATCGAGTTAGTAAAAGGGAAAAAGGCAAATATTAAGCTAACAGAAACGACTAAAAAGCAGGACGGTTCCACTACGACTGAGGATGTTACTAAGAAGGCTACTTATAGCGGTTTTAATACTAAAATTATTTCCGTAAACAAAGGCGTAATCACCGCTAAATCGAATGGGACAACAATTATTACTGCAACGTATGGCGATAAATCAGTGACCATTAAAGTAACAGTACATTCGACTATAGATGGCGAAGCTATTATAACAGAGGATGAAGTAGACACTTCGAAGAAGGTAATTACGGTGGATGGCTCTGTAATGCATAATGACGGTGATGTTAATATACGTTTTACAGAAGCGGCAACTAGTAAGATTAATACTGCAAATAAAGATGTAGTAATTAAACTTATCAATGGAACATTCTCGATAACTGCTAAAAACTTCGATGTACTTGCAGCTAGCGGGCAGTTCACCTTATACCTGGATTATCATATTCCACCAGGGTTATTAAAAGAAAAAAATAAACACAAGATCAAAGACGACTTGAAACTTAAGGATATGGCTTTCCTTGATAGCAGTAACAAAAAAATTACAAAAGGATTTTCAGACTACTTTATCATCACTACAGAAGGTAAAAAAGGAACTAAGGTAGCCGCTTACTACGACCAAAAATCGAAGAAGTGGAAGTTCAAAAAGATTAAGTAG
- a CDS encoding methyl-accepting chemotaxis protein, producing MITAFKSRKEDIEQFKQKIDELNSKLDKKDNEFQIFLNDLHKELVSTIGQHDIVNNQHAILGEMVGEILKEFKRVEESTINSNKISDEALAKGESLIASSNEMVTLSVDSKEAVHAVENLIDNLGDQSRKTSASMNQLSERSKQIEEIVKVISDISSQTNLLALNASIEAARAGEHGKGFSVVADEVRKLAESTKESTADIADLTKKIQEQISKAYEDNISNMNLVSEGMKTSSETTEQINSLLSIITNVQGEVNELLDFIKHQKVSNEDVIDKFQKTTELFDDTNAVLMNHIDESEVVTEKLLEAVDKVKGFQAK from the coding sequence ATGATAACGGCATTCAAATCTCGAAAAGAGGATATAGAACAATTCAAACAAAAAATAGATGAATTAAATTCTAAATTGGATAAAAAAGATAATGAGTTTCAAATTTTCTTAAATGATTTACATAAAGAGTTAGTGTCTACTATTGGTCAACATGACATAGTAAACAACCAACATGCTATTTTAGGGGAAATGGTTGGTGAAATCTTAAAAGAGTTTAAACGAGTTGAAGAGAGTACGATAAACTCAAATAAGATATCAGATGAAGCACTGGCGAAAGGTGAGTCACTAATTGCCTCATCGAATGAGATGGTTACGTTATCAGTGGATAGTAAGGAAGCGGTACACGCTGTAGAAAACCTTATCGATAACTTAGGGGATCAATCTAGAAAAACATCTGCAAGTATGAATCAGTTAAGTGAACGTTCTAAGCAGATTGAAGAAATTGTAAAAGTGATTAGTGATATTTCTAGTCAAACAAATTTACTCGCTTTAAACGCATCCATTGAAGCTGCAAGAGCGGGAGAGCATGGAAAAGGATTTTCGGTTGTAGCAGATGAGGTCCGTAAACTCGCGGAAAGCACGAAGGAGAGTACTGCAGATATTGCAGATCTTACAAAAAAAATTCAAGAACAAATTTCAAAAGCGTATGAGGATAATATAAGCAATATGAATTTAGTAAGTGAAGGGATGAAAACCAGCTCTGAAACAACTGAGCAAATAAATTCCCTGTTGAGCATCATTACGAATGTTCAGGGAGAGGTAAATGAACTATTAGATTTCATTAAGCATCAAAAAGTATCCAATGAAGATGTTATAGACAAGTTTCAAAAGACAACCGAATTGTTTGACGATACAAATGCTGTTCTCATGAATCATATTGATGAATCAGAAGTGGTTACTGAAAAGCTTTTAGAAGCTGTTGATAAAGTTAAAGGTTTTCAAGCCAAGTAA
- a CDS encoding hydroxymethylglutaryl-CoA lyase: MTTQSLPKSVSIREVGPRDGLQNEAKFIPTDDKIQWIDHLSNSGLNYIEVTSFVNPSWIPALSDAEYVTKHIKKNPDVTYAALVPNIKGLSRALESGIDEVAVFLSASETHNNKNINKTISETEIVLSEVVKESISNKKTVRGYISTVFGCPYEGNIEIDQVIRLADSLFEMGINELSLGDTIGVANPSQVKLVLEQLLKRYPVESIAMHFHNTRGTALANVLASLEMGISKFDSSLGGLGGCPYAPGASGNLATDDLNYMLTNMGIETNIDPDKLNTAALYIQSKLQKPLDSFSVKYYESQLK; encoded by the coding sequence ATGACAACACAAAGTCTTCCTAAAAGCGTAAGCATTAGAGAAGTTGGCCCACGTGATGGATTACAAAATGAAGCTAAATTTATTCCAACAGACGATAAAATACAATGGATAGACCACTTATCTAATTCGGGGTTAAATTATATAGAAGTAACTTCTTTTGTAAATCCTTCATGGATTCCCGCACTTTCGGATGCAGAGTATGTAACAAAACATATTAAGAAAAACCCAGATGTCACTTATGCCGCCCTTGTTCCAAATATAAAAGGATTATCGCGAGCATTGGAGAGTGGTATTGATGAAGTCGCTGTTTTTCTCTCTGCGAGTGAGACTCATAATAACAAAAATATTAATAAAACTATTTCAGAAACAGAGATTGTCTTATCTGAGGTTGTTAAAGAAAGTATTTCTAATAAGAAAACAGTTCGAGGATATATTTCAACAGTTTTCGGTTGCCCTTATGAAGGAAATATAGAAATTGATCAGGTAATTCGATTAGCGGATTCCCTGTTTGAAATGGGAATAAATGAATTATCATTAGGTGACACTATTGGAGTAGCCAATCCCTCTCAAGTTAAACTAGTATTAGAACAACTTCTAAAACGATATCCCGTTGAAAGCATCGCAATGCATTTTCACAATACCCGTGGAACTGCTTTAGCAAATGTGCTAGCTTCATTGGAGATGGGGATATCTAAATTCGATAGCTCTCTGGGTGGTTTAGGTGGATGTCCATACGCTCCGGGAGCATCTGGTAACTTGGCAACTGATGACTTAAATTATATGCTCACAAATATGGGGATTGAAACAAATATAGATCCCGACAAACTCAATACAGCCGCACTGTATATTCAAAGTAAACTACAAAAACCTTTAGATAGTTTTAGCGTGAAATACTATGAATCTCAACTAAAGTAA